Proteins co-encoded in one Natronorubrum daqingense genomic window:
- a CDS encoding MazG nucleotide pyrophosphohydrolase domain-containing protein, translated as MDEQQTVAAFVDEYDLETPPEFRLLDLVSEVGELGKDANTSTGYGDLPAELTLESDEIGDVLFALLALADSLEVDAGEALEEALEKYERRLDDGGTAGSGE; from the coding sequence ATGGACGAACAACAGACCGTCGCCGCGTTCGTCGACGAGTACGACCTCGAGACGCCCCCCGAGTTCCGACTGCTCGACCTCGTCTCGGAGGTCGGCGAACTCGGGAAGGACGCGAACACGTCGACCGGCTACGGCGATCTGCCGGCCGAACTGACCCTCGAGTCGGACGAGATCGGCGACGTGCTCTTTGCACTGCTCGCGCTGGCCGACTCGCTCGAGGTCGACGCCGGCGAGGCACTCGAGGAGGCACTGGAGAAGTACGAGCGGCGACTGGACGACGGCGGGACGGCCGGTTCGGGCGAGTAG
- a CDS encoding HD domain-containing protein: MTMIKDSVHDYIELGPTAEALLDTAAMQRLRSIRQLSTVQLVYPSANHTRFEHSLGVYHLASRAVDRLELEADLAERLRAAALVHDVGHGPFGHQTEAAIERHLGRHHDEIEWFLTDSDLGDALEEQGLDPEAVAATVDGRGPFGELVSGPLDVDRLDYLVRDAHHTGVPYGTIDHARLLYSLQTVDGTLALEADDVATAESALIARTLMNATVYRHHVSRIAGAMLDRASERLLADGAIDAERFARLTDAELLATLEDHAPTAEFSTRLRERRLYKRAVWTRRDDVPDRFAGLEYERTRDLEREIADVAGVDPAAVIVDSPSEPSSPESRARIVVDGELRRLEERSSLVAGLDACAAEIWRLGVYARPDDLEAVREAASSVLAVEADVVP; this comes from the coding sequence ATGACGATGATCAAGGACAGCGTCCACGACTACATCGAACTCGGTCCCACTGCCGAGGCGCTCCTCGACACCGCAGCGATGCAACGACTGCGGTCGATCCGCCAACTGAGCACGGTTCAACTCGTCTATCCCTCCGCGAACCACACCCGTTTCGAACACAGCCTCGGCGTCTACCACCTCGCCTCGCGCGCCGTCGACCGACTGGAACTCGAGGCTGACCTCGCCGAGCGCCTGCGCGCCGCGGCGCTGGTCCACGACGTCGGCCACGGTCCCTTCGGCCACCAGACCGAAGCCGCCATCGAGCGCCACCTCGGCCGTCACCACGACGAGATCGAGTGGTTCTTGACCGACAGCGATCTTGGAGACGCCCTCGAGGAGCAGGGTCTCGACCCGGAAGCCGTCGCGGCGACCGTCGACGGCCGGGGTCCCTTCGGCGAACTCGTCTCCGGCCCGCTCGACGTCGACCGCCTCGATTACCTCGTCCGGGACGCCCACCACACGGGGGTTCCCTACGGCACGATCGACCACGCGCGATTGCTGTACTCGCTGCAAACCGTCGACGGCACGCTCGCCCTCGAGGCGGACGACGTCGCGACCGCCGAGAGCGCGCTGATCGCCCGAACATTGATGAACGCGACCGTCTACCGACACCACGTCTCGCGGATCGCGGGCGCGATGCTCGATCGCGCCAGCGAACGACTCCTCGCCGACGGCGCGATCGATGCCGAGCGATTCGCCCGGTTGACCGACGCCGAACTGCTCGCCACACTCGAGGACCACGCGCCGACGGCCGAGTTTTCGACCCGTCTGCGCGAACGCCGACTCTATAAGCGGGCGGTCTGGACCCGACGCGACGACGTTCCCGACCGATTCGCCGGCCTCGAGTACGAGCGCACGCGCGACCTCGAGCGCGAAATCGCCGACGTAGCCGGCGTCGATCCCGCCGCGGTCATCGTCGACAGTCCCTCCGAACCGAGTTCGCCCGAATCCAGGGCTCGGATCGTCGTGGACGGCGAACTTCGGCGCCTCGAGGAACGATCGTCGCTGGTCGCCGGATTGGACGCCTGTGCCGCCGAAATATGGCGTCTGGGCGTCTACGCGCGGCCGGACGACCTCGAGGCGGTCCGGGAGGCGGCCTCGTCGGTGCTCGCGGTCGAGGCCGATGTGGTTCCGTAA
- a CDS encoding DUF91 domain-containing protein, with product MIDDAIRVLAGDCTVIAEDADREEYRGRVTTIVKPDNTVLVHDSDGYQPVAWLTRADSVSSDRAGDFTLVAKKDTQTLRIAAHEQDGFAHYPVSRAGTPIGHCPACEGALVRSNGVNCVSCETRYAIPSDATIRDEHSDCACGLPRMRVERGLAFDICLDRGCESLDEAVSTAFDREWECPVDDCDGDLRILRRGGLIAGCEHYPDCDTGFVVPTGVVDGECGCGLPTFETRSGTRCLDATCEQVRKRTLEAEYTAGN from the coding sequence ATGATCGACGACGCGATTCGCGTGCTCGCGGGTGACTGTACGGTCATCGCCGAGGACGCAGACCGCGAGGAGTACCGCGGGCGTGTGACGACCATCGTCAAACCCGATAACACCGTCTTAGTCCACGACAGCGACGGCTACCAGCCCGTCGCGTGGCTCACTCGAGCCGACAGCGTCTCGAGCGACCGCGCGGGCGACTTCACGCTCGTCGCGAAAAAAGACACGCAGACGCTGCGAATTGCCGCCCACGAGCAGGACGGCTTCGCGCACTATCCGGTCTCTCGAGCGGGAACGCCGATCGGGCACTGTCCGGCGTGTGAAGGTGCACTCGTGCGCTCGAACGGCGTCAACTGTGTCAGTTGCGAAACCCGCTATGCCATCCCCTCGGATGCGACGATCCGCGACGAGCACAGCGACTGTGCGTGTGGCTTGCCACGGATGCGCGTCGAGCGCGGCCTCGCGTTCGACATCTGTCTGGACCGTGGCTGTGAGTCCCTCGACGAGGCCGTTTCGACGGCCTTCGACCGCGAGTGGGAGTGCCCGGTAGACGACTGCGACGGCGACCTTCGGATCCTCCGTCGCGGCGGCCTCATCGCCGGCTGTGAGCACTACCCCGACTGCGACACCGGCTTCGTCGTTCCCACCGGCGTCGTCGACGGTGAGTGTGGCTGTGGGCTCCCGACGTTCGAAACCCGGAGCGGAACGCGTTGTCTCGACGCGACCTGCGAGCAGGTCCGAAAACGGACGCTCGAGGCCGAGTACACGGCTGGTAACTAA
- the phnE gene encoding phosphonate ABC transporter, permease protein PhnE, whose protein sequence is MSTDSTLERRLEKIKLTRRIRWVTYAFLAVAFAAAFYGSLLLVNFSVGDLVNQMPTFIDRVQQYNPNWEFISEANLFRESGITLAIGFAGTVMGIPFALLLGVLGSGRVMPFPFNFLFRTIMGISRAIPALIWFLIFVPLAGLTAVTATIAIAVSTVGNLGRLFTDELEEVKTGPIEAMETTGASQSQTVVFGMLSQVKTSFIAWTLYIFEVNVRQAVTLGLLGGGGIGYIIQARQGMRAYGDMMAGIVVVLVLIVLVEMASQQLRSYLRDDEEADGLVELVLGLPQRMAESVLK, encoded by the coding sequence ATGAGTACGGATTCCACGCTCGAGCGACGCCTCGAGAAGATCAAACTGACGCGCCGGATTCGGTGGGTTACGTACGCGTTTCTGGCGGTCGCCTTCGCCGCCGCGTTCTACGGCTCGCTGCTGTTGGTCAACTTCTCGGTCGGTGACCTCGTCAACCAGATGCCGACGTTCATCGATCGGGTCCAGCAGTATAACCCGAACTGGGAGTTCATCAGTGAGGCAAACCTCTTCCGCGAGTCGGGCATTACGCTCGCAATCGGCTTCGCCGGAACGGTCATGGGTATACCGTTCGCGTTGCTACTCGGCGTCCTCGGAAGCGGACGGGTCATGCCGTTCCCGTTTAACTTCCTGTTCAGGACGATCATGGGCATTTCACGGGCGATTCCGGCCCTGATCTGGTTCCTGATCTTCGTCCCGCTTGCCGGGCTGACAGCCGTGACGGCGACGATTGCCATCGCGGTGAGCACGGTCGGCAATCTCGGCCGACTGTTCACGGACGAACTCGAGGAGGTCAAAACGGGGCCGATCGAAGCGATGGAAACGACGGGGGCCTCCCAGTCACAGACCGTCGTATTCGGAATGCTCAGTCAGGTCAAGACGTCGTTCATCGCGTGGACGCTGTACATCTTCGAGGTGAACGTCCGGCAGGCCGTCACGCTCGGACTGCTCGGCGGTGGCGGTATCGGATACATCATCCAGGCTCGACAGGGAATGCGGGCCTACGGGGACATGATGGCCGGTATCGTCGTCGTCCTCGTCCTGATCGTCCTCGTCGAGATGGCCAGCCAGCAGCTTCGATCCTACCTCCGGGACGACGAAGAGGCAGACGGACTGGTCGAACTCGTCCTCGGACTTCCACAGCGAATGGCCGAATCGGTGCTCAAGTAA
- a CDS encoding PhnD/SsuA/transferrin family substrate-binding protein has translation MPEHTRGGSGTRRTFLKTTGAISLAGLAGCLSETDHGIRFILNPAEEQTDIVEEYTPMKEYLEDETGEEIDLEPAGSYVETLEALETEQGELADTSPTGVPGGDGFADVIGMRTAFGGNQYFSTIVTLPDSDIEELADLEGEQIAVGAQLSVSGTLVPALMLQDAGLDIGDFPNTQDAPDLDINVADDHDTARQQLEDDPDVVAATTGAFASAPQIPQEQFDEYEEFVEHSAEYEGAGSDIDDDDSPELRLLDVSESLTRAPIMARSNWDDPARDEIEQALIDAEEEDLIPEGTDEDLELWFTGIDEADRDDYEYVDEVFDDLGLEFEDFDDED, from the coding sequence ATGCCGGAACACACGCGCGGTGGGAGTGGCACGCGACGAACGTTTTTGAAAACGACTGGTGCAATCTCGCTCGCCGGACTGGCGGGTTGTTTGAGCGAAACCGATCACGGTATTCGGTTCATCCTCAACCCGGCGGAAGAACAGACCGACATCGTCGAAGAGTACACGCCGATGAAGGAGTACCTCGAGGACGAAACCGGCGAGGAGATCGACTTAGAGCCGGCGGGAAGCTACGTCGAAACGCTCGAAGCGCTCGAGACCGAGCAGGGAGAGCTCGCCGACACCTCGCCGACGGGCGTCCCCGGCGGAGACGGGTTCGCGGACGTCATCGGGATGCGAACGGCGTTCGGCGGGAATCAGTACTTCTCGACGATCGTGACGCTTCCGGACAGCGACATCGAGGAACTCGCAGACCTCGAAGGCGAGCAGATCGCCGTCGGGGCCCAGCTCTCGGTGAGCGGAACGCTCGTGCCGGCGCTGATGCTCCAAGACGCTGGGCTCGATATCGGTGATTTCCCGAACACGCAGGACGCGCCTGATCTGGACATCAACGTCGCGGACGATCACGACACGGCTCGCCAACAGTTAGAAGACGACCCGGACGTCGTCGCGGCGACGACGGGTGCATTCGCATCCGCGCCACAGATTCCACAGGAGCAGTTCGACGAGTACGAGGAGTTCGTCGAACACTCGGCCGAGTACGAGGGTGCCGGCAGCGACATCGACGACGACGACAGTCCAGAACTGCGACTGCTCGACGTCTCGGAATCGCTGACTCGAGCCCCGATCATGGCTCGAAGCAACTGGGACGATCCAGCTCGCGACGAGATCGAACAGGCGCTGATCGACGCCGAAGAGGAGGACCTCATTCCGGAGGGAACCGACGAAGACCTCGAACTCTGGTTTACGGGTATCGACGAAGCCGACCGCGACGACTACGAGTACGTCGACGAGGTCTTCGACGACCTCGGCCTCGAGTTCGAGGACTTCGACGACGAGGACTAA
- a CDS encoding FtsZ/tubulin family protein → MQLEVIGVGGAGCRLADAIRAAEPANHAFLTDVYAFDTDEAALGRTVIPESNRHRYGEGDPAQGATDGGDGDGSSPIERGFERGQERADELLEVLGRGEPSAADAFLVTVGLGGTTGGGTVPALVATLQRTSEQPVYVLATLPADREFDASAGETDGLAGHARTATATSDTEPPRPEAATNALATLERLEGVASAIVLFDNEAWLRPGETLSDARDRSNREVATQVAAVFSGSAGESGETTAQTVIDASDVERIVGSESAFVTLGYAEQAVETTSSRFGLGLLTTERDVDTAEAVSAVETVVRKAIRGKRSLECDPEAADRGLLIVGGPPAWLNRKAIADGRRTLQTAIDGSGILGGDAPRPDGETVFAGVVLAGIGPVERLEELRETAGTR, encoded by the coding sequence ATGCAACTCGAGGTGATCGGCGTCGGCGGCGCGGGCTGTCGGCTCGCCGACGCGATCCGTGCGGCGGAGCCGGCGAACCACGCTTTTCTCACCGACGTCTACGCGTTCGATACCGACGAGGCGGCGTTAGGACGGACGGTGATTCCCGAATCGAACCGCCATCGCTACGGCGAGGGGGACCCAGCCCAGGGAGCAACTGACGGTGGGGACGGCGACGGCTCGAGCCCGATCGAACGCGGCTTCGAACGCGGACAGGAACGCGCCGACGAACTGCTCGAGGTGCTCGGACGCGGCGAGCCGTCGGCAGCCGACGCGTTTCTCGTCACGGTCGGCCTCGGGGGGACGACCGGCGGGGGAACGGTACCGGCGCTCGTCGCGACGCTCCAGCGGACCTCCGAGCAGCCAGTGTACGTGCTTGCGACGCTGCCGGCCGACCGGGAGTTCGACGCGTCAGCGGGCGAGACCGACGGACTCGCCGGTCACGCGAGAACGGCCACCGCCACTTCAGACACCGAACCACCGCGTCCGGAGGCAGCGACGAACGCCCTCGCCACGCTCGAGCGACTCGAGGGGGTCGCGAGCGCAATCGTGCTGTTCGACAACGAGGCGTGGCTTCGCCCGGGGGAAACGCTAAGCGACGCCCGAGATCGATCCAACCGGGAGGTTGCAACGCAGGTTGCGGCCGTGTTCTCGGGGAGTGCTGGCGAGTCGGGCGAGACGACCGCCCAGACCGTGATCGACGCGAGCGACGTCGAACGGATCGTGGGGAGCGAGTCCGCGTTCGTCACGCTCGGCTACGCCGAGCAGGCCGTCGAGACGACGAGTTCGCGCTTCGGGCTCGGCCTCCTCACGACGGAGCGCGACGTCGACACCGCCGAGGCCGTCAGCGCCGTCGAAACCGTGGTCAGGAAGGCGATTCGCGGCAAACGCAGCCTCGAGTGCGACCCCGAGGCTGCCGACCGCGGGCTGTTGATCGTCGGCGGCCCGCCGGCGTGGCTCAACCGGAAGGCGATCGCCGACGGTCGACGGACGCTCCAGACGGCGATCGACGGCTCCGGAATTCTCGGCGGCGACGCGCCGCGCCCCGACGGTGAGACGGTGTTCGCGGGCGTCGTCCTCGCCGGTATCGGGCCGGTGGAGCGACTCGAGGAGTTGCGCGAGACGGCGGGTACGAGATAA
- a CDS encoding AAA family ATPase — protein sequence MTRPTLLVYCGLPGVGKSMASSYTADRFPATRYRSDAVRKQLFSDPSYTADESAATYEELLSRGRNTLESGDHVVLDATFQSAEKRERAATVAEEVGAEIRFVHVTCALEVVKERIESRTETISDAEFEQHMLLRESFDPLERAHVVIDNSETIEETHDQLERLVL from the coding sequence GTGACTCGCCCCACGCTCCTCGTCTACTGCGGGCTCCCGGGCGTCGGCAAGTCGATGGCGTCGTCGTACACGGCGGATCGATTCCCGGCGACGCGATATCGCAGTGACGCGGTTCGAAAACAGCTGTTCTCCGACCCGTCGTACACCGCCGATGAGAGCGCCGCGACGTACGAGGAACTCCTCTCACGCGGACGTAACACCCTCGAGTCCGGCGACCACGTCGTCCTCGACGCGACGTTCCAGTCGGCTGAGAAGCGCGAACGCGCGGCGACGGTTGCCGAGGAGGTCGGTGCCGAAATTCGCTTCGTCCACGTAACCTGCGCGCTCGAGGTCGTCAAAGAGCGCATCGAGAGTCGGACGGAGACGATCAGCGACGCCGAATTCGAACAGCACATGCTCCTCCGAGAGTCGTTCGATCCGCTCGAGCGAGCACACGTCGTGATCGACAACTCGGAGACGATCGAGGAAACCCACGACCAACTCGAGCGACTAGTACTGTAG
- a CDS encoding Lrp/AsnC family transcriptional regulator, with protein MIRAFVLIDVAAEMPDSVCRAVRDSDDVLEAHVVAGDFDVIADLEGDDPHDVLTTVTSDIRPLEGVGTTRTYICLD; from the coding sequence ATGATTCGCGCATTCGTGTTGATCGACGTTGCGGCTGAAATGCCCGACTCGGTATGTCGAGCCGTCCGCGACAGCGACGACGTCCTCGAGGCCCACGTCGTCGCGGGGGACTTCGACGTGATCGCCGACCTCGAGGGCGACGATCCACACGACGTTCTCACGACGGTCACGTCGGACATCCGGCCGCTCGAGGGCGTCGGAACGACGCGAACGTACATCTGCCTCGACTGA
- a CDS encoding TlpA family protein disulfide reductase encodes MFDGREALRSPPSAHRRAVVLGVCSTELASLAGCLEETDPGSPASGDDGDDAARETSSDEVETIDAPGSTAGTVAVPAPERIQLVNFTRRLCPTSEGLLAEIDDARAELAESESIEADETVDTLSVIDGDSDERPTEDELAEWWDDHDGDWPIGFDDDGSLSEALEIAVRPTTVVLDDTGTVHWRTEGDTSASNIASAVESALEDGDGDVDADDDGDVDADDDGDIDTDDTDSDDET; translated from the coding sequence GTGTTCGACGGACGCGAGGCGCTCCGATCCCCACCGAGTGCACACCGACGAGCGGTCGTTCTCGGCGTCTGCTCGACAGAACTGGCGTCGTTGGCTGGCTGTCTCGAGGAAACCGATCCCGGATCACCCGCATCGGGCGACGACGGCGACGACGCTGCGCGCGAGACGTCGTCCGACGAGGTGGAGACGATCGACGCGCCGGGGAGCACGGCGGGAACGGTCGCCGTCCCAGCACCCGAACGGATCCAACTCGTCAACTTCACGCGACGACTGTGTCCGACCAGCGAGGGGCTGCTGGCGGAGATCGACGACGCTCGCGCGGAACTCGCCGAATCCGAGTCGATCGAGGCTGACGAAACCGTCGACACGCTCTCCGTCATCGACGGCGACAGCGACGAACGACCCACGGAGGACGAACTAGCCGAGTGGTGGGACGACCACGACGGCGACTGGCCGATCGGGTTCGACGACGACGGCTCGCTCTCCGAGGCCCTCGAGATAGCCGTGCGCCCGACGACGGTCGTCCTCGACGACACCGGGACGGTTCACTGGCGAACCGAAGGCGACACGAGCGCAAGCAACATCGCCAGCGCGGTCGAATCGGCGCTCGAGGACGGTGACGGTGACGTCGATGCCGACGATGACGGTGATGTCGATGCCGACGATGACGGTGACATCGATACCGACGACACTGATAGCGACGACGAAACGTAA
- a CDS encoding DoxX family protein: MTERTAQADPPSFVGRALYSGILAYMAIDGFQNNEKRVEVAREKGVPAPDVLVPFVTGMLFVANVGILLWKFPRASAGALIVFFLGTTPGIHDFWTMDGEERQANKINFLKNVALLGGALLLLEQAGDQAE; the protein is encoded by the coding sequence ATGACGGAGCGGACTGCGCAAGCCGATCCACCCTCGTTCGTCGGCCGGGCACTCTACAGCGGCATTCTGGCGTACATGGCCATCGACGGATTCCAGAACAACGAGAAGCGCGTGGAGGTCGCCAGAGAGAAGGGGGTGCCCGCCCCGGACGTCCTCGTGCCGTTCGTCACGGGGATGCTCTTCGTCGCGAACGTCGGTATCTTGCTCTGGAAGTTCCCGCGGGCGTCCGCCGGCGCGCTCATCGTCTTCTTTCTCGGGACGACGCCCGGCATTCACGACTTCTGGACGATGGACGGCGAGGAACGCCAGGCGAACAAGATCAACTTCCTCAAGAACGTCGCCCTGCTCGGTGGCGCACTGTTGCTCCTCGAGCAGGCGGGGGATCAAGCCGAGTGA
- the phnC gene encoding phosphonate ABC transporter ATP-binding protein: MAGIRVENLTKEYGDTVALDNVSFEIHEGEFTVVLGISGSGKSTLLRCINGLTKPTEGQVVIQDGPVVAPREEIAMVFQQHNIIGGMSAYSNALSGALGRNGLTTSLLRTHDREDKLQALDALETVGLLDEAEQRAGQMSGGQQQRVGIARALVQNPDIILADEPVASLDPGSAQDVMRYLLEAADERGLTAMISLHQVNLARQFGQRFIGLADGQLVFDGYRDDLTFDVIDDIYGGIDMEQFLSGDDTETTTEAVR, translated from the coding sequence ATGGCCGGCATTCGTGTAGAGAACCTTACCAAAGAGTACGGGGACACGGTCGCACTCGATAACGTCTCGTTCGAAATCCACGAGGGAGAGTTCACCGTCGTTCTCGGAATCTCGGGATCGGGGAAATCAACCCTTCTCAGGTGTATTAACGGGCTTACGAAGCCTACGGAGGGACAGGTTGTTATCCAGGACGGACCAGTCGTCGCACCTCGAGAAGAGATCGCGATGGTGTTTCAACAACACAACATCATCGGCGGAATGAGCGCGTACTCGAACGCGCTGAGTGGCGCGCTGGGACGGAACGGACTGACGACGAGTCTCCTTCGAACTCACGACCGGGAGGACAAATTGCAAGCGCTCGACGCCCTCGAAACCGTCGGGCTGCTCGACGAAGCCGAACAGCGCGCCGGGCAGATGAGCGGCGGACAACAACAGCGCGTCGGAATCGCCCGCGCGCTCGTTCAGAACCCGGATATTATCCTGGCCGACGAGCCAGTTGCGAGCCTCGATCCGGGAAGCGCCCAGGACGTGATGCGGTATCTCCTCGAGGCGGCCGACGAGCGAGGGTTGACGGCGATGATCAGCCTCCACCAGGTCAACCTCGCCCGCCAGTTCGGACAGCGGTTTATCGGCCTCGCTGACGGGCAACTCGTCTTCGACGGCTATCGCGACGACCTCACGTTCGACGTGATCGACGACATCTACGGCGGTATCGATATGGAACAGTTTCTCTCCGGAGACGACACCGAGACCACGACCGAGGCGGTACGATGA
- the endA gene encoding tRNA-intron lyase: MGLEGRFDEDAGVIRVGGDARQRYHDSRGYGYPLEGNEIALAPVEAAHLLYRGDLDAVVDASSGERLDFRSFAAREPGERFGVRFLVYADLRSRGFYLSPAAEPWIDVPPEGPTDFAVFPRGKGPGDGEIEHALRVISERTDVPAAGLQDCVLAVVDEESEITYFDVSQRDPTGSSNPDASLPDRCEADLLTDRVIVWEPPRDLYEATFYGQPLEGREYEEPTLQCSLLEATYLAERDAIDLEVETLRARGEAVEGERFGRRLTVYTELREREIVPKTGYKFGADFRTYADVESVENLGHSELLIRVHPADHVFEPRDLALDVRLAHGVRKTMVFALVDGGEIEWWSLERLTP; the protein is encoded by the coding sequence ATGGGACTCGAGGGGCGATTCGACGAGGACGCTGGCGTGATCCGCGTCGGCGGCGACGCACGCCAGCGCTATCACGATTCGCGGGGGTACGGCTATCCGCTCGAGGGCAACGAGATCGCACTCGCACCCGTCGAGGCGGCACACCTGCTCTATCGCGGGGATCTCGACGCTGTCGTCGACGCCTCGAGCGGGGAGCGACTGGACTTTCGCTCGTTCGCGGCCCGCGAGCCGGGCGAGCGCTTCGGCGTTCGGTTTCTCGTCTACGCAGACCTCCGATCTCGGGGCTTCTACCTCTCGCCGGCCGCGGAGCCGTGGATCGACGTGCCGCCGGAGGGACCGACGGATTTCGCCGTCTTTCCCCGCGGCAAGGGGCCAGGGGACGGCGAAATCGAGCACGCCCTCCGCGTGATCAGCGAGCGAACCGACGTTCCGGCGGCCGGCCTTCAGGACTGCGTGCTCGCCGTGGTCGACGAGGAGAGCGAAATCACGTACTTCGACGTCTCGCAGCGAGATCCGACGGGATCGTCGAATCCGGACGCGTCGCTTCCCGATCGCTGCGAGGCCGACCTGTTGACCGACCGGGTCATCGTCTGGGAACCCCCACGCGACCTCTACGAAGCCACGTTCTACGGCCAGCCACTCGAGGGGCGAGAGTACGAGGAGCCGACGCTGCAGTGTTCGTTGCTCGAGGCGACCTATCTCGCCGAACGCGACGCGATCGACCTCGAGGTGGAGACCCTGCGAGCGCGCGGCGAAGCCGTAGAGGGCGAACGATTCGGGCGTCGGCTGACGGTGTACACCGAACTGCGCGAGCGAGAAATCGTCCCCAAGACGGGCTACAAGTTCGGCGCGGACTTTCGAACGTACGCCGACGTGGAGTCGGTCGAGAACCTCGGCCACTCCGAACTCTTGATTCGGGTTCACCCAGCCGATCACGTCTTCGAGCCGCGAGATCTCGCACTCGACGTTCGCCTCGCCCACGGCGTCCGCAAGACGATGGTGTTCGCGCTGGTCGACGGCGGCGAGATCGAGTGGTGGTCGCTCGAGCGACTGACGCCCTGA
- a CDS encoding DJ-1/PfpI family protein: protein MADTTAEIVLFDGFDELDAIGPYEVFENAAQAGASLETSLVTLDNSDFVTASHDLRVETQGTLDQPDILVVPGGGWTTANEGVRAVVDDGELPDAVDERFTNGATVASVCTGAMVLAEADLLEGRPAATHPVAEDDLASHAANVVDERVVDDGDVLTAGGVTSGLDLALWLVEREFGADVSSTVSEEMAYERDEIFG from the coding sequence ATGGCCGACACCACCGCAGAAATCGTGTTGTTCGACGGCTTCGACGAACTCGACGCGATCGGTCCCTACGAAGTGTTCGAAAACGCCGCCCAGGCCGGCGCGTCCCTCGAGACGAGCCTCGTCACGCTCGATAATTCCGACTTCGTGACGGCGAGTCACGATCTGCGCGTCGAGACGCAAGGGACCCTCGACCAGCCCGATATCCTCGTCGTACCCGGCGGCGGGTGGACGACCGCTAACGAAGGCGTTCGGGCCGTCGTCGACGACGGCGAGCTGCCGGACGCCGTCGACGAGCGCTTCACGAACGGCGCGACGGTCGCCTCGGTCTGCACTGGCGCGATGGTGCTTGCGGAGGCGGACCTGCTCGAGGGCCGTCCCGCCGCGACCCACCCGGTTGCGGAGGACGACCTCGCATCCCACGCCGCGAACGTGGTCGACGAGCGGGTCGTGGACGACGGCGACGTGTTGACCGCGGGCGGCGTCACGTCCGGCCTCGACCTGGCGCTGTGGCTCGTCGAACGCGAGTTCGGCGCGGACGTCTCGAGTACGGTGAGCGAGGAGATGGCCTACGAGCGCGACGAGATTTTCGGCTGA